One window of the Burkholderia ubonensis subsp. mesacidophila genome contains the following:
- a CDS encoding ShlB/FhaC/HecB family hemolysin secretion/activation protein, which translates to MKITKRLAALPIAALVSLGVQAQQAPTPADQAAAARANAEQDRQAQQQRDAQQRDATVRAPSVRSEVPHIEAYPALPTETPCFRIDRFSLEVPSSLPDTAKAQGASALPMDRFAFAREWLSHYAGQCVGKQGVDVLVKGLSQSILARGYVTTRVLVPEQDLSSGALELSLIPGVIRHVRFADDKLRGTWKTAFPTGDGEILNLRDLEQGLEQMKRVSSQDVSMQIVPGDLPGESDVVLDVKRAKPWTVVASIDNSGTRATGKLQGNLSIGIDNPLGLNDVLNVGVSQDLEFGDKRLGSHGWNALYSIPWGYWTAALSAYTNSYYQQIAGVNQTFVASGNSKTVDFKLARVLARSQNDVFGAYFRLSRRFGQSFIEDTEITQQRRNNTIIEIGLTDRHYFDGAQFDGSLAYRQGIGGFGAQADTMAAGGGPTYRFKMAVLDANLSVPFAIGKQPFRYVGTFHGQSTGNTLSYIDDLTIGSRYTVRGFDGETMLAAARGFYGRNELQMPIGQTGQAVYAGLDYGRVWGPQPIALVGTQLAGAVIGVKGSVGTCFGAYAYDLFAGTPVYKPSGFQTARATVGFQVTAQF; encoded by the coding sequence ATGAAAATAACAAAACGGCTGGCGGCGCTGCCGATCGCAGCCTTGGTATCGCTCGGGGTACAGGCCCAACAGGCACCGACACCTGCCGACCAAGCCGCCGCCGCACGGGCGAACGCGGAACAGGATCGGCAAGCGCAGCAGCAACGCGACGCGCAACAGCGCGACGCGACCGTACGCGCCCCTTCCGTGCGCTCGGAAGTGCCGCACATCGAAGCGTATCCGGCGCTTCCCACTGAAACGCCGTGCTTCCGCATCGACCGCTTCTCGCTCGAGGTGCCGAGTTCGTTGCCTGACACTGCGAAGGCTCAAGGCGCGTCCGCACTGCCGATGGATCGCTTCGCGTTTGCCCGCGAATGGCTGAGCCACTACGCCGGGCAATGCGTCGGCAAGCAAGGCGTTGACGTGCTGGTCAAGGGACTGTCTCAGTCGATATTGGCCCGCGGCTACGTCACCACGCGCGTGCTCGTTCCCGAGCAGGATCTATCGAGCGGCGCGCTCGAACTTTCCCTGATCCCCGGCGTGATTCGTCACGTGCGCTTCGCCGACGACAAGCTGCGCGGCACGTGGAAGACAGCCTTTCCCACTGGCGACGGCGAGATCCTGAACCTGCGCGACCTCGAACAAGGCCTGGAGCAGATGAAGCGCGTATCGAGCCAGGACGTCTCGATGCAAATCGTTCCGGGCGACCTGCCGGGCGAAAGCGACGTGGTGCTCGACGTGAAGCGCGCGAAACCGTGGACCGTTGTCGCGTCGATCGACAACTCCGGCACGCGCGCCACCGGCAAACTGCAAGGCAATCTGTCAATCGGCATCGACAATCCGCTCGGCCTGAACGATGTCCTCAACGTCGGCGTGAGCCAGGATCTGGAGTTCGGCGACAAGCGCCTCGGCTCGCATGGCTGGAACGCCCTCTATTCGATTCCGTGGGGCTATTGGACGGCGGCGCTGTCCGCGTACACGAACAGCTACTATCAGCAGATTGCCGGCGTGAACCAGACGTTCGTCGCGAGCGGCAATTCGAAGACGGTCGATTTCAAACTGGCCCGTGTGCTCGCGCGCAGCCAGAACGACGTGTTCGGCGCGTACTTCCGACTGTCGCGCCGTTTCGGCCAGAGCTTCATCGAGGATACGGAAATCACGCAGCAGCGCCGCAACAACACGATCATCGAAATCGGCCTAACCGACCGCCATTACTTCGACGGTGCGCAGTTCGACGGCTCGCTTGCGTATCGTCAAGGCATTGGCGGGTTCGGTGCGCAGGCCGACACAATGGCGGCAGGAGGTGGCCCGACTTATCGCTTCAAGATGGCCGTGCTCGACGCGAACCTGTCGGTGCCGTTCGCGATCGGCAAACAGCCATTTCGCTATGTCGGAACATTTCACGGCCAGTCCACCGGAAACACGTTGTCCTACATCGATGACCTGACGATCGGCAGCCGCTACACGGTACGCGGCTTCGACGGCGAAACGATGCTGGCGGCGGCGCGCGGCTTCTACGGGCGCAATGAATTGCAGATGCCCATCGGCCAAACGGGACAAGCGGTTTATGCCGGGCTGGATTACGGCCGCGTATGGGGACCGCAGCCGATCGCGCTCGTTGGTACGCAACTGGCCGGTGCGGTGATCGGCGTCAAGGGCAGCGTCGGCACGTGTTTCGGTGCGTATGCGTATGACCTCTTTGCGGGCACGCCCGTCTACAAGCCATCCGGATTTCAGACTGCTCGCGCGACGGTTGGATTTCAGGTGACCGCGCAGTTCTAG
- a CDS encoding DUF2182 domain-containing protein, giving the protein MIGIDPLLRHERVVTALGMAAVVALSWLYLWTGAGMGMSALDMTAVTLFPHRLPHGIGSMDPSLATVIVMWWTMIIAMMTPGAAPLILLYRRVLRHYGAADGASSAPSLVLLAGYLTAWLAFSIGAASLQKMLQPTGLISAMRLWSKSALLSAIVLAAAGIYQLSPFKRACLTQCRSPVKFLTMHWRPGVAGSFRLGLRHGLYCVGCCWLLMALLFVGGVMNLVWIAALSLIVFMEKILPGGERIGRALGVVLIAWAGATLLA; this is encoded by the coding sequence ATGATCGGCATCGACCCTCTCCTCAGGCACGAGCGCGTCGTCACTGCGCTCGGCATGGCAGCCGTCGTCGCGCTGTCGTGGCTCTACCTGTGGACAGGCGCGGGAATGGGCATGTCGGCGCTCGACATGACGGCCGTCACGCTCTTCCCGCATCGCCTGCCGCACGGCATCGGCAGCATGGATCCGTCGTTGGCGACCGTGATCGTCATGTGGTGGACGATGATCATCGCGATGATGACGCCCGGTGCTGCGCCGCTCATCCTGCTGTACCGGCGCGTCTTGCGACATTACGGCGCGGCCGACGGAGCGTCGTCCGCGCCGTCGCTGGTGCTACTGGCCGGCTACCTGACGGCCTGGCTGGCGTTTTCGATCGGTGCGGCATCGTTGCAGAAAATGCTGCAGCCAACCGGCCTCATTTCGGCAATGAGGCTGTGGTCGAAAAGCGCGCTCCTTTCCGCGATCGTTCTGGCCGCGGCCGGGATTTATCAGCTTTCGCCGTTCAAGCGAGCGTGCCTCACGCAATGCCGCTCGCCGGTGAAGTTCCTCACCATGCATTGGCGGCCCGGCGTCGCCGGCAGTTTCCGGCTCGGACTGCGCCACGGCCTTTACTGCGTCGGCTGCTGCTGGCTGCTGATGGCGCTTCTGTTTGTCGGCGGCGTGATGAATCTCGTCTGGATCGCCGCGTTGTCGCTCATCGTCTTCATGGAGAAGATCCTGCCCGGCGGCGAGCGCATCGGCCGTGCGCTGGGCGTCGTATTGATCGCGTGGGCCGGCGCGACGCTGCTGGCGTGA
- a CDS encoding DUF1326 domain-containing protein encodes MTPWEIQGTELMNCNCSYGCPCQFSAPPTNGFCEAMGAISIGSGHYGDVRLDGVNLAVVFQWPGPIHEGKGKCQPIVDERASPAQRDAVLKIMTGQDTEPFATMFSVFASTLEHAFDPIFAKIDFDVDVDARRGRIHVEGIFDVVGEPIRNPVTGAEHRARIDLPHGFEYELAEIGSGASRSRGNIALDLKDTYAQFARLHMNNTGLIRHRTAA; translated from the coding sequence ATGACGCCCTGGGAAATTCAAGGCACCGAACTGATGAACTGCAATTGCTCATACGGTTGCCCTTGCCAGTTCAGCGCGCCGCCGACCAACGGCTTTTGCGAAGCGATGGGCGCGATTTCGATCGGCAGCGGCCATTACGGCGACGTGCGGCTCGATGGCGTCAACCTCGCGGTGGTGTTCCAGTGGCCGGGCCCCATCCACGAAGGCAAGGGCAAGTGCCAGCCGATCGTCGACGAACGGGCCAGCCCGGCGCAGCGCGACGCCGTTCTGAAAATCATGACGGGGCAGGACACCGAACCGTTCGCCACGATGTTCTCGGTATTCGCGTCGACGCTCGAGCACGCGTTCGATCCGATCTTTGCGAAAATCGACTTCGACGTGGACGTCGACGCCCGACGCGGCCGGATTCATGTCGAAGGCATTTTCGACGTCGTCGGGGAACCGATCCGCAATCCGGTGACGGGCGCCGAACATCGCGCCCGGATCGACCTGCCGCACGGTTTCGAATACGAACTGGCCGAGATCGGCTCCGGCGCCAGCCGTTCGCGCGGAAACATCGCACTGGATCTCAAGGATACCTACGCGCAATTCGCGCGACTGCACATGAACAACACGGGACTGATCCGGCATCGCACCGCCGCATGA
- a CDS encoding MFS transporter, protein MSSFRPGLFAERNFSIGFVGNLVCPIGTSAVPFPLPLPMQIGFGYLPLHAGLLMQPVVIAGVLAKCWIRPLIDRFDHAPFLKINTLIICAAIFRLASISLVTPLLGDCALLAVTSAANSMQFAAMDRVVLKDPPGRDASSGNSLFSMVQMPAIGLGISAGGG, encoded by the coding sequence ATGTCGTCGTTTCGTCCTGGTTTGTTCGCCGAACGCAATTTCAGCATTGGGTTCGTAGGCAACCTCGTCTGCCCGATTGGCACGAGCGCTGTACCATTTCCGCTGCCTCTGCCGATGCAGATCGGATTCGGCTACTTGCCGCTTCATGCCGGGCTGCTCATGCAGCCGGTGGTGATCGCAGGCGTGTTGGCAAAATGCTGGATCAGGCCACTGATCGATCGTTTCGATCATGCTCCGTTCCTGAAAATCAATACGCTGATTATCTGCGCGGCAATCTTCCGGCTCGCATCCATCTCGCTTGTCACGCCGCTTCTCGGGGATTGCGCACTGCTGGCGGTAACCAGTGCAGCCAATTCCATGCAGTTCGCCGCGATGGACCGCGTTGTGCTGAAAGACCCGCCCGGTCGGGATGCCAGCAGCGGCAACAGCCTGTTCTCGATGGTGCAGATGCCGGCGATCGGTCTCGGCATATCGGCCGGTGGCGGTTGA